A portion of the Daphnia magna isolate NIES linkage group LG4, ASM2063170v1.1, whole genome shotgun sequence genome contains these proteins:
- the LOC116920536 gene encoding uncharacterized protein LOC116920536 translates to MAFKIAIIFTLAAFLNVGQGCETNQVDQLTARQGLDELLKEESYSSANNLWTTPYYYNYQPRTPLPGFANAYEGRTPMNRQQPNYFIKDEDSLPESRLFLGNIATNLIGSSLFNNRFSPANQFRPFANLLNRIPPNSANSRSAFDACTSPAGEAGICTMSSVCSLFAGRPSGSCSLSRVCCVNVVNGCGKTVTLNNTYWQSPATVSSPSNCALTIKLDAKLAEQSFKPICQIRLDMVSFTTAPPVAGTCTDTFQVGGATTMAPTICGVNSGQHMYLNVPSSGVTPSDVQLMFNFAAGAATRSWNIKIAMLPCAADYLAPSDCLQYFTSATGRVSSFNWQDTAGAHQLNNQNYNICFRTELVSSQPATEACLSVCQVPNGGDAFYITTPAPGSGETVTTGTTFAATLSAVGTTFFDNSVTTAPRTVAVCLYDFLLVTGGRDANGIEADRYCGNALNPAPLPAANVPVTTLAVPVPGGATTSIQVCTPVKPFKITYKTDGTEAAITTVTAPTVPFVAARDRGNTGFCLDFQQR, encoded by the exons ATGGCGTTCAAAATTGCAATCATTTTCACGTTGGCTGCATTTCTGAACGTTGGTCAGGGTTGCGAAACTAACCAAGTTGATCAATTAACAGCGAGGCAAGGTCTGGATGAGTTGTTGAAAGAAGAATCTTATTCGTCGGCTAACAACCTGTGGACGACACCAtactactacaactaccaGCCACGAACTCCGCTTCCAG GGTTTGCTAACGCCTACGAAGGAAGAACACCGATGAACAGACAGCAACCCAACTATTTTATTAAAG ATGAGGACAGCCTACCCGAATCTCGTTTGTTCCTCGGCAATATAGCCACCAACCTGATCGGCTCGAGCTTGTTCAACAACCGATTCAGCCCTGCTAATCAATTCAGACCGTTCGCCAATCTCTTAAATCGAATCCCACCCAATAGTGCCAATTCACGCAGTGCTTTCGATGCCTGCACCTCACCAGCGGGAGAGGCCGGCATTTGCACCATGTCTTCCGTGTGTTCCTTGTTTGCCGGAAGGCCTAGCGGATCTTGCTCTCTGAGCAGAGTGTGCTGCGTCA ATGTGGTCAATGGATGTGGGAAAACGGTTACCTTAAACAACACGTACTGGCAATCGCCAGCTACGGTAAGCTCTCCTTCCAACTGTGCGCTGACTATTAAATTGGACGCTAAACTGGCCGAACAGTCGTTCAAACCCATTTGCCAAATTCG ATTGGATATGGTTTCGTTCACTACGGCTCCACCAGTAGCCGGAACTTGTACGGATACTTTCCAAGTTGGTGGTGCAACTACAATGGCACCTACGATTTGCGGGGTTAATTCTGGACAGCACA TGTATCTCAATGTTCCATCGTCTGGTGTTACGCCTAGTGATGTCCAGCTCATGTTCAATTTTGCTGCTGGTGCGGCAACTCGCTCGTGGAACATCAAAATAGCAATGCTTCCGTGTGCCGCTGACTATCTTG CTCCATCGGATTGTCTCCAGTATTTTACATCTGCTACAGGGCGAGTCAGCTCCTTTAATTGGCAGGATACGGCTGGCGCCCACCAACTTAACAATCAAAATTACAACATTTGCTTCAGGACTGAACTTGTTTCCTCTCAG CCTGCGACTGAGGCGTGCCTTTCAGTTTGTCAAGTGCCAAACGGTGGCGACGCCTTCTACATAACCACACCAGCCCCGGGTTCCGGTGAAACAGTTACCACTGGAACCACCTTCGCCGCAACTCTTTCTGCTGTGGGCACAACGTTCTTCGATAACTCAGTCACGACTGCGCCTAGAACAGTTGCTGTGTGCCTGTACGATTTCCTTCTCGTTACCGGTGGTAGAGACGCCAACGGAATAGAAGCTGACCGCTACTGTGGAAATGCATTAAACCCAGCACCATTACCAGCTGCAAATGTTCCTGTTACGACTTTAGCAGTTCCTGTTCCTGGCGGTGCCACCACCAGTATTCAAGTGTGCA CTCCGGTCAAACCATTTAAGATTACCTACAAAACTGATGGAACTGAAGCTGCAATTACAACTGTGACTGCTCCTACTGTTCCCTTTGTAGCGGCACGCGATAGAGGCAACACTGGATTCTGCCTTGACTTCCAACAGCGATAA
- the LOC116920554 gene encoding uncharacterized protein LOC116920554 — MAAPTQDLVSFPIVCDGYPELIFDLAGTDDVQLLTEFIMKEFFHRFPLKDNWDVEKELRPWIGQYISHVCSKGVSIILRDTNNNNRIAAAAINDIDYKNRPEDDISLVSFADPIERPGWQNICDLLEILHEGMNLDGDPVLSIDLMTVGQDYAKRGLSTQCTKLTVMLAKCKGLQSIKVEAVSEFMAHVLAKGGFQMIKEIDYNRLEINGKMPFATEDIHRYARLYILKIAD; from the coding sequence ATGGCAGCGCCTACTCAAGATCTCGTTTCGTTTCCTATTGTTTGCGATGGATATCCAGAATTAATTTTCGATTTGGCAGGAACCGACGATGTGCAACTATTGACCGAATTCATCATGAAAGAGTTCTTTCATCGATTCCCCTTGAAAGACAATTGGGACGTTGAAAAGGAATTGCGACCTTGGATAGGGCAGTACATCAGTCACGTTTGCTCCAAGGGTGTCTCCATCATTCTTCGTGATACCAACAATAATAATCGAATAGCCGCTGCAGCCATCAACGACATCGACTACAAGAATCGACCGGAAGATGATATTAGTTTGGTTTCGTTTGCTGATCCTATCGAGCGCCCTGGGTGGCAAAACATTTGTGATCTACTGGAAATACTTCACGAAGGGATGAACTTGGATGGCGATCCAGTCCTGTCTATCGACCTGATGACCGTGGGCCAGGACTACGCTAAACGTGGGCTATCGACCCAATGCACAAAACTCACGGTTATGCTAGCCAAATGCAAGGGATTGCAATCGATTAAAGTTGAAGCTGTCAGCGAATTTATGGCTCACGTACTTGCCAAGGGCGGCTTTCAAATGATCAAGGAAATCGATTACAACCGATTGGAAATTAACGGAAAGATGCCGTTTGCCACGGAGGATATACATCGATACGCACGGctatacattttaaaaatcgcgGACTAA
- the LOC116920522 gene encoding glutamate synthase [NADH] isoform X1, which produces MEAVESKNDWIAPTEVDGLYDPALEKEACGVGFVVQIDGIRSNKILKDARTLASRLIHRGACSCDNDTGDGAGVLTAIPHQLYATIVREEADIELPPLGHYATGICFVDKQHHAESEAMFQEIAKECSLQVLYWRTVPTDSSVIGQVARNGEPLMRQVFVTWDNPAFTSPEDEIVFLEKVFVLRKKVTHRIPRPGARFYICSLSPDVIVYKGQLTSNQVWTYFADLDRPEYETYLALVHTRFSTNTFPSWERAHPLRMLAHNGEINTLRGNVNYMKAREGLMSSERFGKRALAELYPVVEPNLSDSGSADCVLEFLVRAGGRSLPEAIMTMIPEAWEKDPLMDQEKKDFYRWAGCAMEPWDGPALMAFTDGRYIGAVLDRNGLRPSRYYVTKDNVVVMASEVGVYDVDPIDIVHKGRLEPSRMLLVDTANRVIIGDDEIKMSIARSRPHSSWLSQLVTLDDLRKASSEISNGEPSAPVSHLESAVDIQKQLSLFNYTLETLTLLLVPMFTTKKEALGSMGNDAPLACLSEFHPLLYEYFKQLFAQVTNPPIDPFRERIVMSLACPIGPEANILEPSEQQCRRLYLDQPILSPEDLSVICRSRLKDWKTQVVDITIEAGKPLDYIVELDRICQEVTEAVNDEYQFIVLSDKKAGIERTPLSTLLTLGAVHHHLIEERLRMKVALILETGEAREVHHMCVLLGYGADAICPYLIFDAARRLRAEGVLNEKYNDKEIFRNYVAAMENGISKVMAKMGISTLQSYKGAQIFEAVGLSREIVDKCFKGTSSRLSGVTFKELAEETMGRHALTFQQRQCDTYTLREPGIYHWRHGGEKHVNDPNSIGNLQEAAKNNSRDAFARFQESTMVSLRQCTLRGQLELIPSKSPVNIDDVEPAAEIVKRFVTGAMSFGSISMEAHTTLAKAMNRVGAKSNTGEGGEDPERYLNQDPENNHRSAIKQVASGRFGVTAAYLANADELQIKMAQGAKPGEGGELPGYKVTAEIARTRHSVPGVGLISPPPHHDIYSIEDLAELIYDLKCANPRARISVKLVSVVGVGVVATGVAKGKAEHITISGHDGGTGASSWTGIKSAGLPWELGVAETHQTLVLNDLRSRIVLQADGQIRTAFDVIVAALLGADEFGFSTAPLIILGCTMMRKCHLNTCPVGIATQDPVLRQKFNGQPEHLINYLFLLAEEVRKEMAKLGFTKFQQLIGRTDLLRARDGLDSSAPSKAKFLNFDALLRNAQKMRPGVGIVGGSIAQDFGLEDHLDQILIKESAAVLNGTSRRVDFEVDIVNSNRAVGTMLSYHIAKQHGDKGLPSGSINILMKGSAGQSFCAFLAHGIHITLVGDANDYVGKGLSGGEIVIHPHPDSSFRSEENIIAGNACLYGATSGRVFLRGVAAERFCVRNSGSTAVVEGVGNHGCEYMTGGIVLILGSTGRNFAAGMSGGIVYVLDVKGDFASVCNTSMVELLPLVEDEDVTLVHSLLKEFVEKTSSEVASALLGNWPESRSRFVKVFPYEYQRALQGLKEAQREKPIINSNSTAKINGFHKKSAAIQDIEDAVVNGSVSATTEKALDKTRGFMKYNRELQSYRPVEKRMNDWDEIYNFNHIRKGLKVQTARCMDCGVPFCQSSYGCPLGNLIPKWNDLVYQNKWKDALDQLLQTNNFPEFTGRVCPAPCESACVLGINSSPVTIKSIECAIIDHAFEQGWMKPDPPSFRSGKKVAVVGSGPAGLACAHQLNKAGHLVTVYERDDAIGGLLQYGIPTMKLSRSVVQRRIDLMEKEGIVFRTGVNIGKDISAKELHNNFDSVVLCLGATKPRDISIPGRELDGIYQAVAFLETWQKKQSSPNNKLGNPAFTAKDRDVVVLGGGDTGCDCIGTSLRQGARSITTFEILPPPPTSRAADNPWPQWGRVFKVDYGHDEVKTKFGKDPRLFNMMSKEFVNDGHGRVAGIKAVQVEWTKDSAGRWIMSEIAGSEKLFKCDMVLLAMGFLGPERYIIDQLKLDEDPRSNVATPNGQYSTNVARVFAAGDCRRGQSLVVWAIAEGRQAARQTPESSVPKHIMADVYLESFPSSVWLQLEKQTLLSHDYLVDELSKHLSIARQNVQCKFFRGHSQILPGSCDPWPKSDTFIRTSISLAGGKGGFGSMLRAIGAQIEKTTNREACRDLSGRRLRDINEEKRLKDWVSKQADREKEREERKQKKLEKLRQEYHHEFHDPEYFRVRSEVLDTVNEALEQGIQASSSTAVEPPLKKHKASDDGPAMKKTAFWIGVSDDESDSSDDERKSSSNTKTEEESKAPESSSQVSDERQTESIETSDETESPNIQKEDNIPLASSSKSVIDTPPQHEQAAEETVVPTTPAVAEEVVVPTPATPEPTVFLPIDLQNFDSSKALESLGLNHLKHELQRLGMKCGGSLSERASRLYSIKGLSVEEIDPSLLAKPPKKK; this is translated from the exons ATGGAAGCAGTTGAATCCAAAAATGATTGGATCGCTCCTACAGAAGTGGACGGCCTTTACGATCCAGCTTTAGAGAAAGAAGCTTGCGGAGTTGGATTCGTCGTCCAAATCGATGGCATCCGTTCCAATAAA ATCCTTAAAGATGCCAGGACCTTGGCTTCTCGTTTAATCCATCGAGGAGCCTGTTCCTGTGACAATGATACGGGCGATGGTGCTGGAGTATTAACTGCCATCCCCCATCAGCTTTACGCAACCATCGTTAG GGAAGAAGCTGATATCGAATTGCCTCCATTAGGTCATTACGCTACTggcatttgttttgttgacAAACAACATCATGCCGAAAGCGAAGCCATGTTCCAGGAGATTGCCAAAGAATGCTCGCTTCAG GTACTCTATTGGCGAACAGTACCGACTGACAGTTCAGTCATTGGGCAAGTGGCTCGAAATGGCGAACCGTTAATGAGACAAGTCTTCGTTACATGGGACAATCCGGCATTTACGTCCCCAGAAGACGAAATTGTTTTCTTGGAAAAG GTCTTTGTGTTGAGGAAGAAAGTGACGCACAGGATCCCTCGGCCTGGAGCTCGTTTCTACATTTGCAGCCTATCTCCCGACGTCATCGTTTATAAAGGCCAGCTGACATCCAACCAAGTTTGGACTTACTTTGCTGATCTTGAT AGACCCGAATATGAAACTTATCTGGCCCTGGTGCACACTCGATTTTCGACCAATACGTTCCCCAGTTGGGAACGAGCCCATCCGTTGCGGATGTTGGCTCATAATGGCGAAATTAATACGCTTCGAGGCAACGTCAACTATATGAAAGCCAGGGAAGGTTTGATGAGTTCCGAACGGTTCGGCAAACGAGCACTGGCTGAACTCTACCCTGTTGTCGAACCCAATCTCAGTGATTCAGGATCGGCCGATTGCGTTCTTGAATTCCTCGTACGTGCCGGAGGCAGATCCCTTCCCGAG GCTATTATGACGATGATTCCCGAAGCGTGGGAGAAAGATCCTCTTATGGATCaagagaaaaaagatttttatcGATGGGCTGGATGCGCCATGGAACCGTGGGACGGACCGGCTTTGATGGCTTTTACCGATGGTCGCTACATTGGTGCTGTTCTCGACCG GAATGGTCTGAGACCATCGCGTTATTACGTCACAAAAGACAACGTGGTTGTCATGGCCTCAGAAGTAGGCGTCTACGATGTAGATCCGATCGATATTGTACACAAA GGAAGATTGGAGCCATCCCGGATGCTTTTGGTGGATACAGCCAACCGAGTCATCATCGGTGATGATGAGATCAAGATGAGCATCGCTCGTAGTCGACCACATTCCAGTTGGTTGAGCCAGCTGGTCACCCTGGATGATTTAAGAAAAGCGTCGTCGGAAATATCGAACGGTGAACCATCTGCCCCAGTCTCCCATCTCGAATCGGCCGTCGATATCCAGAAGCAGCTGTCGCTATTCAACTATACGTTGGAAACGCTGACACTTCTGCTCGTTCCCATGTTCACTACCAA GAAAGAAGCTTTAGGGTCAATGGGTAACGATGCCCCGTTGGCTTGCCTCTCGGAATTCCACCCTTTACTCTACGAGTATTTTAAGCAGCTTTTTGCCCAA GTCACTAATCCGCCGATCGATCCTTTCCGTGAAAGGATAGTCATGTCGTTGGCTTGCCCTATTGGTCCGGAAGCCAATATTTTGGAACCGAGTGAACAGCAATGCCGTCGCTTGTACCTGGACCAGCCCATTCTATCACCCGAAGATCTGTCCGTCATTTGCCGTTCTCGCCTTAAGGATtggaag ACTCAAGTGGTAGATATTACCATCGAAGCTGGTAAACCCCTAGATTATATCGTGGAATTGGACAGAATTTGTCAGGAAGTGACAGAGGCTGTCAATGACGAGTACCAGTTTATTGTCTTGTCCGATAAGAAAGCCGGGATTGAAAG GACTCCGTTGAGTACCCTCTTGACTCTAGGGGCTGTCCATCATCATCTGATTGAAGAGAGGCTTCGGATGAAAGTGGCCCTCATCCTAGAAACGGGCGAAGCCAG GGAGGTGCATCACATGTGCGTCCTGTTGGGCTACGGAGCCGATGCCATTTGTCCTTATTTGATTTTCGACGCTGCCCGGCGCCTGAGAGCCGAAGGTGTTCTAAATGAGAAATACAACGACAAGGAAATATTTCGG AATTACGTTGCGGCCATGGAAAATGGCATCTCAAAAGTCATGGCCAAAATGGGAATATCGACCCTTCAATCGTACAAGGGAGCTCAGATCTTCGAAGCAGTTGGACTGTCTCGCGAGATTGTCGATAAATGTTTCAAG GGCACCTCGTCGCGTTTGAGTGGAGTAACATTCAAAGAACTGGCTGAAGAGACAATGGGTCGTCACGCGTTGACGTTTCAACAACGTCAGTGTGACACGTACACACTGCGCGAACCAGGCATTTATCATTGGCGTCATGGCGGAGAAAAACATGTCAATGATCCTAATAGTATTGGCAACCTCCAG GAAGCAGCCAAAAACAATAGTCGAGATGCGTTTGCTCGTTTCCAAGAATCTACAATGGTAAGTTTGCGCCAATGCACTCTGCGAGGTCAGTTGGAGCTGATTCCATCGAAATCGCCCGTCAACATTGATGATGTCGAACCAGCTGCTGAGATCGTCAAGAGATTCGTAACAG GTGCAATGAGCTTTGGATCCATTTCAATGGAAGCCCATACTACCCTTGCAAAAGCGATGAACCGCGTTGGAGCTAAATCCAACACCGGAGAAGGAG GGGAAGATCCGGAACGTTATTTGAACCAGGATCCTGAAAATAATCATCGCTCTGCTATCAAACAAg ttGCCAGTGGCCGGTTTGGAGTGACAGCAGCTTATCTTGCCAATGCTGACGAGTTGCAAATTAAAATGGCTCAGGGAGCCAAACCGGGTGAAGGTGGCGAATTACCCGGTTACAAAGTGACGGCCGAGATTGCACGCACGCGACACAGCGTGCCGGGAGTTGGCTTGATATCTCCTCCTCCTCATCACGACATTTATTCAATCGAGGATCTGGCCGAGTTGATTTACGATCTCAAATGCGCAAATCCCAGGGCTCGCATATCCGTAAAACTCGTATCCGTTGTCGGTGTGGGTGTAGTAGCCACTGGCGTTGCCAAAGGCAAGGCGGAACACATCACCATTTCTGGTCACGATGGAGGCACGGGAGCTAGTAGCTGGACCGGAATCAAAAGTGCCGGACTCCCTTGGGAACTTGGGGTTGCCGAAACTCATCAAACTCTAGTCTTGAATGATTTACGTTCACGGATTGTCCTTCAG GCGGACGGCCAAATCAGGACGGCATTCGATGTTATAGTGGCAGCCTTATTAGGTGCAGATGAATTCGGATTCAGCACTGCTCCGCTGATTATATTGGGTTGCACGATGATGCGGAAATGTCACTTGAATACGTGCCCAGTCGGAATTGCGACTCAGGATCCGGTTCTTCGCCAGAAATTTAATGGGCAGCCTGAGCATCTCATCAATTATCTATTCTTGCTGGCAGAAGAAGTCCGAAAAGAAATGGCCAAGCTTGGATTCACGAAATTCCAGCAATTGATCGGAAGGACTGATCTTCTACGTGCCCGTGACGGTCTGGATTCCTCTGCTCCATCCAAAGCTAAATTTTTGAACTTTGACGCTCTGCTGCGCAATGCCCAGAAAATGCGGCCTGGAGTTGGTATCGTTGGTGGATCAATTGCCCAAGATTTCGGCCTCGAGGATCACCTGGATCAAATATTGATAAAGGAGTCGGCGGCCGTATTGAATGGAACCAGCCGTCGAGTTGACTTTGAAGTTGATATCGTCAATTCTAATCGAGCTGTAGGCACGATGCTTAGCTACCACATCGCTAAACAACATGGAGATAAAGGACTTCCATCCGGAAGCATCAACATTCTCATGAAAGGATCTGCCGGACAGAGTTTCTGCGCTTTCTTAGCACACGGAATCCACATTACTCTTGTAGGCGATGCCAATGATTACGTTGGCAAAGGTTTGTCTGGTGGCGAGATCGTTATACATCCGCATCCGGACTCCAGCTTCCGCTCAGAAGAAAACATTATCGCTGGTAATGCATGTCTTTACGGTGCCACTTCGGGACGTGTCTTTTTACGTGGTGTAGCTGCCGAACGTTTTTGCGTCCGCAATTCCGGCTCTACTGCTGTCGTCGAAGGAGTAGGAAATCATGGATGTGAATACATGACTGGCGGAATAGTCTTAATTTTAG GATCTACGGGACGTAATTTCGCTGCTGGAATGTCGGGCGGAATTGTCTACGTCTTGGATGTCAAAGGCGATTTCGCTAGTGTTTGCAATACGTCGATGGTGGAACTGTTACCTTTAGTCGAAGATGAAGATGTCACTCTTGTTCATTCTCTACTTAAAGAGTTTGTCGAGAAAACTTCATCCGAAGTGGCTTCAGCTTTGCTCGGAAATTGGCCGGAATCACGCAGCCGATTCGTCAAAGTCTTCCCTTACGAATACCAACGTGCTCTGCAAGGCCTGAAGGAGGCGCAGCGTGAAAAACCAATAATCAACAGTAATTCTACTGCCAAAATCAATGGATTTCACAAGAAATCAGCTGCCATTCAAGACATCGAGGATGCGGTGGTCAACGGTTCGGTTTCCGCCACAACTGAAAAGGCGTTGGACAAGACGAGGGGTTTCATGAAATACAACCGCGAACTTCAATCTTATAGGCCGGTTGAGAAACGAATGAATGACTGGGATGAAATCTATAATTTCAATCACATCCGCAAAGGATTGAAAGTTCAAACTGCCCGTTGCATGGATTGCGGTGTGCCATTTTGCCAGAGTTCCTACGGTTGTCCTCTTGGCAATCTCATCCCGAAATGGAATGACCTCGTCTACCAAAACAAATGGAAGGACGCGTTGGATCAACTtttacaaacaaacaatttccCGGAATTCACTGGCCGAGTTTGTCCGGCTCCTTGTGAAAGCGCCTGCGTGCTGGGCATTAACAGTTCGCCCGTTACCATCAAGTCGATTGAATGTGCCATCATCGATCACGCATTCGAGCAAGGATGGATGAAACCCGATCCTCCGTCCTTCCGCAGCGGCAAAAAAGTCGCAGTTGTTGGTTCCGGTCCAGCTGGATTAGCTTGCGCTCATCAACTTAAtaag GCTGGGCATCTAGTCACCGTCTATGAACGTGATGACGCGATTGGTGGCCTACTTCAATATGGTATCCCTACCATGAAGCTTTCCAGGAGTGTAGTCCAAAGGCGAATAGACTTGATGGAAAAAGAAGGAATAGTCTTCCGAACGGGGGTTAATATTGGCAAGGACATTTCTGCCAAG GAATTGCACAACAACTTTGATTCCGTAGTCCTTTGTCTTGGGGCCACTAAACCTCGAGATATATCGATACCCGGCCGAGAATTAGACGGAATCTATCAGGCCGTTGCGTTTTTAGAAACTTGGCAAAAGAAGCAATCTTCTCCCAATAATAAATTGGGAAATCCAGCTTTTACTGCTAAAGACAGAGATGTCGTTGTCCTTGGCGGAGGTGACACTGGTTGCGACTGTATCGGAACGTCTCTCCGCCAGGGAGCGCGTTCTATTACGACGTTCGAAATTCTTCCACCTCCGCCAACTTCACGAGCTGCCGACAATCCTTGGCCTCAGTGGGGTCGTGTTTTTAAAGTTGATTATGGTCACGATGAAGTCAAAACCAAATTCGGTAAAGATCCGCGTCTGTTTAATATGATGAGCAAAGAATTCGTGAATGATGGACATGGCAGAGTCGCTGGTATTAAAGCAGTGCAAGTCGAATGGACAAAAGACTCAGCCGGACGATGGATCATGTCGGAAATTGCTGGAAGCGAAAAG TTGTTCAAGTGTGATATGGTTCTATTAGCCATGGGATTCCTTGGTCCCGAGCGCTACATTATCGATCAATTAAAACTCGATGAAGATCCTCGCAGTAATGTGGCAACGCCTAATGGTCAATACTCGACTAACGTTGCCCGTGTTTTCGCCGCTGGAGATTGCAGAAGAGGCCAATCGCTGGTGGTGTGGGCCATTGCCGAAGGGCGGCAAGCGGCACGACAG ACGCCTGAAAGTTCCGTACCAAAACACATCATGGCCGACGTTTATCTCGagtcttttccttcttctgtTTGGCTTCAATTGGAAAAGCAAACTTTGTTGTCTCATGATTACCTTGTCGACGAGCTTAGTAAGCACCTCAGCATTGCAAGGCAAAATGTTCAATGTAAATTTTTCCGTGGACACTCTCAAATTTTGCCGGGAAGTTGTGACCCGTGGCCCAAAAGCGATACCTTCATTAGAACAAGTATCTCATTGGCAGGCGGGAAAGGTGGCTTCGGTTCTATGTTGAG AGCTATTGGAGCCCAAATTGAAAAAACTACCAACCGTGAAGCCTGTCGTGACTTGAGTGGAAGGCGGCTTAGGGATATTAATGAGGAGAAAAG ACTTAAAGATTGGGTTTCAAAGCAAGCTGATAGAGAAAAGGaacgagaagaaagaaaacagaaaaagttGGAAAAGCTAAGACAGGAATATCATCATGAATTTCACGATCCTGAATATTTTAGAGTTAGATCAGAGGTTCTTGACACTGTGAATGAGGCTTTGGAACAAG GAATACAGGCTTCTAGTTCAACAGCTGTTGAACCACCATTGAAAAAACATAAAGCTTCTGATGATGGGCcagcaatgaaaaaaacagCATTTTG GATTGGTGTATCTGATGATGAGTCTGATTCATCGGATGACGAAAGAAAATCTTCGTCGAACACTAAGACCGAAGAAGAATCCAAAGCACCTGAATCCAGCAGCCAAGTGTCTGACGAGCGGCAAACCGAATCCATTGAAACATCCGATGAAACTGAATCCCCCAATATTCAAAAAGAAGATAACATTCCCTTGGCTAGTTCTTCTAAATCGGTGATTGATACTCCACCCCAGCACGAGCAAGCTGCTGAAGAAACAGTCGTTCCCACCACACCTGCTGTCGCGGAAGAGGTGGTCGTTCCTACACCAGCCACTCCCGAACCTACGGTCTTCTTACCCATCGACTTGCAGAATTTCGATAGTTCCAAAGCTTTGGAGTCGTTAGGTCTCAACCATTTGAAACACGAACTGCAAAGACTTGGCATGAAATGCGGTGGCTCCCTTTCAGAACGCGCATCACGTCTTTACAGTATCAAAGGCCTGTCAGTGGAGGAGATCGATCCCAGTCTACTCGCCAAGCCGccgaagaagaaataa